A single window of Solea solea chromosome 9, fSolSol10.1, whole genome shotgun sequence DNA harbors:
- the cfap144 gene encoding protein FAM183A yields MAGNEKVDMVHQNAIHIETIRKEQRHQKLHTEFSINPRKKLHVLPDKPMAAKPAEVIGENSDFIEAFHRARQEPTKKYAMPMTESQEIGWVSAPLIPPNRDDKRLNFSRTSTDITKHKESALRAAN; encoded by the exons ATGGCAGGAAATGAGAAAGTGGATATGGTTCATCAGAACGCAATTCACATCGAGACGATACGGAAAGAACAGAGACACCAGAAGCTTCACACGGAGTTCAGCATCAATCCACGCaagaaat TACATGTCCTGCCAGATAAACCCATGGCAGCTAAACCAGCAGAAGTGATTGGAGAGAATT CAGACTTCATTGAAGCTTTCCACAGAGCACGCCAGGAACCCACCAAGAAATATGCCATGCCAATGACCGAGAGTCAGGAGATAGGATGGGTGTCGGCTCCACtg ATTCCACCGAACCGCGACGACAAGAGGCTCAATTTCAGCCGAACGAGCACGgacatcacaaaacacaaagaatctGCTCTGCGAGCCGCGAATTAG
- the ebna1bp2 gene encoding probable rRNA-processing protein EBP2: MVVGTSTMESVEEEEQLGFDSDEEKSELSDNELQEAFAKGLLKPGMNVLVAKAKKSTNNVAGLKQCLAEFRKDLPWVERLDMTNLPAEDLISKADGKAPAGVNEDINADDDFQREMFFYRQAQATVLESLPLLKKHNISTKRPDDYFAEMAKTDQHMQKIRKKLISKQMIIERSEKAKKLREQRKFGKKVQIEVMQKRQKEKKDMMSAVKKYQKGMTDKLDFLEGDKKKPKDSGQGSKKAANKKGPNAKRKFKDQRFGFGGKKSGKKWNTKESHNDVSSFRAKVANAKGGKGGKKGKGGQQNKRPGKSVRRKMKSRS, translated from the exons ATGGTTGTCGGTACCAGCACCATGGAGTctgtagaggaggaggaacaaCTCGGCTTCGACTCCGACGAGGAGAAGAGTGAATTATCAGACAATGAG CTCCAAGAAGCCTTTGCAAAAGGGCTGTTGAAACCAGGCATGAATGTGCTGGTGGCCAAAGCCAAAAAGTCTACCAACAATGTG GCGGGTTTGAAGCAGTGTCTTGCTGAATTCCGTAAAGACCTTCCCTGGGTTGAGAGGTTGGACATGACCAACCTACCAGCTGAAGACCTTATTTCCAAGGCTGATGGGAAAGCACCTGCTGGAGTCAATGAAGACATCAACGCGGATGATGATTTCCAGAGGGAGATGTTCTT CTACCGTCAAGCTCAAGCTACGGTCCTTGAGTCGTTGCCCCTcttaaagaaacacaacataTCCACCAAGAGGCCGGATGATTACTTTGCAGAGATGGCCAAGACAGATCAGCACATGCAGAAG ATCAGGAAAAAGCTCATATCAAAGCAGATGATTATAGAGAGGTCGGAGAAGGCCAAGAAGCTGCGTGAGCAAAGGAAGTTTGGCAAAAAG GTCCAAATAGAAGTGATGCAGAAGAggcagaaagagaagaaggatATGATGTCTGCTGTAAAGAAATACCAGAAAG GAATGACTGACAAACTGGATTTCCTGGAAGGAGACAAGAAGAAACCTAAAGACTCCGGTCAAGGCTCCAAAAAAGCAGCGAACAAGAAGGG CCCCAACGCTAAGAGGAAATTTAAGGACCAACGCTTTGGCTTCGGAGGCAAGAAGAGTGGAAAGAAGTGGAATACCAAAGAGAGCCACAACGACGTTTCCAGCTTCCGCGCCAAGGTGGCTAACGCGAAGGGCGGCAAGGGAGGGAAGAAAGGCAAAGGAGGACAACAAAAC AAACGTCCTGGCAAGTCTGTACGCAGGAAGATGAAGTCTCGCTCGTAA